The genomic region TTTGTATTTTACCAGCTGATCTTCTGGAGAGTTGCTATTGGCCAAGACATGAAGACGTACCACATCATTATCCCCATGGGCTTCATAACTGTAAGAGTTCGTTACCATTAACATTGTCAAAGCTAAGGCCACAGTTAGCACTCTTAATATTTTTATCATTTTGCAACACTCCTTATCTTATATAGTCTTTTATAAATTCCAGCGCCGCCTTTTCTAGACGAGAAACTTGTGCTTGGGATATCCCAATTTGATTGGCAACCTCAACTTGGGTTTTGCCTGCAAAAAATCGTTTAGTTAGAATTTCTTTCTCTCTTATCGAAAGCTTCTCTAAAGCCTCGCTAAGAAGTATTTTTTTCAGCCATGTATTATCACATTCTTCATCCCTTATTTGTTCCTCGATGGAGACAGGATCTGAGCTATCACTGTAAACAGGTTCGCTAAGTGACATAGGCTCATAGTTAGCATCTAAAGCAAATATTATCTCCTCTGCAGGAAGTTTTAGTGCATCTGAAAGTTCTGCTATTGTAGGCTCCCTCCCCATTTCTTTTGACATTTGTTCTCTTTTTTGTAAAGCTTTATGGGCTATTTTCCTAACTGACCTACTCACCCTTATTGTATTATTATCGCGGAGGTATCTTCTTATTTCTCCCATCACCAT from Proteinivorax hydrogeniformans harbors:
- the sigG gene encoding RNA polymerase sporulation sigma factor SigG, which encodes MYSNKKVTLSGVDTYNLPVLSAKEMERLFKELAKGSEEAREKLVRGNLRLVLSVLKQFKNRGENLDDLFQIGCVGLVKAIDNFNPELGVKFSTYAVPMVMGEIRRYLRDNNTIRVSRSVRKIAHKALQKREQMSKEMGREPTIAELSDALKLPAEEIIFALDANYEPMSLSEPVYSDSSDPVSIEEQIRDEECDNTWLKKILLSEALEKLSIREKEILTKRFFAGKTQVEVANQIGISQAQVSRLEKAALEFIKDYIR